The sequence GACCCGAAACTGGAGCTGAAGCGGTACTTCTACTGGATGGGCTGGCTGGTGTGCTACATCTGGGGCGTGTACTACGCGGGCAGCTACACCCTGGAGCAGGATGCGGCGTGGCACCAGGTGATCATCCGGGACACGAGCTTCACGGCGAGCCACATTGTGGCGTTCTACGGGACCTTCCCGTTGTACATCACGTGCGGGGTGGCGAGCTATCTGTATGCGCAGACGCGGTTGCCGCTGTATAGCCAAGCGACGTCGTTTGCGTTGGTGGCGGCGGTGGTGGGGCCGATGTTCATTCTGCCGAACGTGGGGTTGAATGAGTGGGGCCATGCGTTCTGGTTTGTCGATGAGCTGTTCTCAGCGCCGTTGCACTGGGGCTTTGTGACGTTGGGCTGGTGCGGGTTGTTCGGGGCGGCCGGCGGGGTGGCGGCGCAGATCGTGAGCCGCATGTCGAACCTCGCGGACGTGATCTGGAACAATGCGCCCAAGAGCATCCTGGATCCGTTCCCCAGCCAGGTGGGCTCAGGCGCCAAGTCCGGCTACTAGAAGTGATGGTGAGTCATCCAAATAACTAATAGGTCGGCATTCAAAGGTGGTGTTGGCGCAACGAGTGCAGCGCGTCACGCCACCTTCGGACCGGCTGCAATGACGGAGGATGTCAGTGCAGGAGAGTGGAATGGCTTGAAGTCTTGAAGTATGGACCCTAAACACTTCTTCACTTAGGAGCTAACAGTACTCTGGCGATAAGCAATCCGACCTGACCTACTGAATCGTGTGAGGCTACCATTGGCTATCAAAACACAAAAAATACTGTTTTGGATGGTGTTCGGCCTGTTCATGATACTGCTTCTGAACCTATGGACCATGGCGCCACCTGCTGAGGTAGAGGAACAGGTCATTTTCAGCGATTTCATAGTGAAACTCGAGCGTGGCGATGTCGGGAAGGTGACCATCAAGGGCCATCATATCAGCGCTGTGCTGAAGGACAACTCCCGGCTTCGAACGTATTCGGCGGACTATCCTGATCTCGTCCAGGTGCTGCGACAAAAAGGTATTCAGATCGAGGTCAAACCAGCCGATGAAAGCCCTTGGTATATGAGTGTTCTCATGGTCTGGGGGCCGTTCGTGCTCTTTCTTGGTCTGTGGTTGTTCTTCATGCGTCGGATGCAGGCGGGCAACGCGGCTCTGTCTCTCGTGAAGAGCAAAGCCCGGATGCAGACGGATGAACGGAAAAAAGTGACGTTCTCCGATGTGGCGGGAATCGATGAGGCGAAAGAGGAAGTACAGGAAACGGTCGAATTTCTGAAAGACCCACGAAAGTTTCAGAAACTCGGCGGACGCATTCCCAAAGGGGTGTTGGTCGTGGGCCCTCCTGGAACCGGGAAGACACTATTGGCGAAAGCGATTGCCGGTGAGGCAGGCGTCCCCTTCTTCAGCATCAGCGGTTCGGATTTTGTGGAAATGTTCGTGGGCGTCGGGGCCTCTCGGGTTCGCGATATGTTCGAGCAAGCGAAAAAGCATGCGCCTTGTATCATTTTCATCGATGAGATTGACGCCGTCGGACGGTCACGGGGAGCAGGGCTCGGCGGTGGAAACGATGAACGTGAGCAGACGCTCAACCAGTTGCTGGTCGAAATGGACGGATTTGATACGACGGAGGGCGTCATTTTGGTGGCCGCGACGAATCGACCGGATGTGCTGGATCCGGCTTTGCTGAGGCCGGGTCGATTTGATAGACAAGTGGTGGTGAATCCGCCGGACCTTAGGGGACGTACGGAGATCCTGAATGTCCATACGAAAAAAGTTCCGGTTGCAGCCGATGTGGAACTGGAGAAGATCGCTCGAGGAACTCCGGGTTTTTCAGGCGCCGATTTGGAAAACCTTGTCAATGAGGCTGCGCTCTGGGCTGCTCGTCAGAATAAAACTGAAGTTGGAATCGTAGACTTCGAAATGGCCAAAGACAAGATTATGATGGGTGCCGAGCGCAAGACCATGATGCTCACGGACGAGGAAAAGCGGGTCACCGCCTATCACGAGG is a genomic window of Candidatus Nitrospira kreftii containing:
- a CDS encoding Ammonia monooxygenase, subunit C, with the translated sequence MAESTQTVRDKGYDISQWYDSKPVKIGWFAMLAIGVFWVLYQRAFGYSHGLDSMTPEFDSVWMGLWRFNILANAAFFAVTIGWIWVTRDRNLTNLDPKLELKRYFYWMGWLVCYIWGVYYAGSYTLEQDAAWHQVIIRDTSFTASHIVAFYGTFPLYITCGVASYLYAQTRLPLYSQATSFALVAAVVGPMFILPNVGLNEWGHAFWFVDELFSAPLHWGFVTLGWCGLFGAAGGVAAQIVSRMSNLADVIWNNAPKSILDPFPSQVGSGAKSGY
- a CDS encoding protease, ATP-dependent zinc-metallo, with protein sequence MVFGLFMILLLNLWTMAPPAEVEEQVIFSDFIVKLERGDVGKVTIKGHHISAVLKDNSRLRTYSADYPDLVQVLRQKGIQIEVKPADESPWYMSVLMVWGPFVLFLGLWLFFMRRMQAGNAALSLVKSKARMQTDERKKVTFSDVAGIDEAKEEVQETVEFLKDPRKFQKLGGRIPKGVLVVGPPGTGKTLLAKAIAGEAGVPFFSISGSDFVEMFVGVGASRVRDMFEQAKKHAPCIIFIDEIDAVGRSRGAGLGGGNDEREQTLNQLLVEMDGFDTTEGVILVAATNRPDVLDPALLRPGRFDRQVVVNPPDLRGRTEILNVHTKKVPVAADVELEKIARGTPGFSGADLENLVNEAALWAARQNKTEVGIVDFEMAKDKIMMGAERKTMMLTDEEKRVTAYHEAGHALMAKLLPGTDPVHKVSIIPRGRALGVTMQLPTDDRHNYSKEFLYNTLAILMGGRVAEELVFNQVTTGAGNDLERATALARQMVCEWGMSEKIGPLVFGHKEESMFLGRSFGAKRDVSDEMALEIDREIKRLVTENYERTKRVLTEQMANLTALAEALLEKEVLDTLEIDQIVRQFSSPVAV